TCTGTTTTATGTTTTGGGGACTCCAATACATGGGGCTACATTCCACTAGTCGGTGGACGCTACCCAGTGGAACAACGCTGGACTTCACTGCTTGAGCAAATGCTGCCAGATAACTGGCGAGTGATTAATGAAGGCTTACCGGGCCGAACCACGGGCTTTCATGAATCCATCCATAACCCTCACTCTGGTCTTGGTTATTTTCTGCCGTGCTTAGAGAAACACCAACCCGATGTGGTGGTTATTATGCTTGGCACGAACGATCTACAAAGTCATCTCGAACTCTCTGCCCAAGATATTTCACTTGGTGCCGCGCAACTCGTGAAACAAGCTCAGCATTTTGCCAATCATCACAATGGCAAACCAACAGACATCGTTTTGATATGCCCGCCTCCAATCTATCAAGTCGGCTTTGCTGCGACAGGTTTTGATGGTGCCGAAGAAAAGTCAAAACAGTTTGCCGAACATTTTGAGCAACGAGCCCAAGAGCTCGGCTGCTATTATATCAATGCGGGCGAATTTGTGACTTCAAGCCCTGATGAAGGTGTGCACTGGCATCAAGACCAACCGGCTAAGTTTGCACAAGGCTTGTTTGAACAAATCAAGCACCTGTTTATCTAGTAAGCGTTTATCAATCGCAGGCCATACAATGAAAGTACTTCAAGACTTTAGTGTGTTTATAGAAACAGCTCGCCAAGGGAGTATTACCCAAGCGGCAAACATTCTTAACATTACGCCTGCGGCTGTAAGTGCCACCATCAAACGTCTCGAAACCCAATTTGGTTGTGCACTGTTTATCCGCTCGACTCGCAGTATTCGTCTTACCGCAGAAGGGCAACTGATGCTTGAGCGCTGCCAGCAAGCGGTCAATGCGATTGAATCTGGTATCGAATCCGTCAAACGCGATCCCAACCAAATTACGGGTCATTTACGCCTAGCCATGCCATCCGATTTGGGGCGCAACATCATCATCCCTCTGCTGGATGAATTTATGGATTTACACCCCAAACTCTCGATCTCTCTTGAGCTTAGTGACAGCTTAATTGACCTCTATACCCGCCCAATCGACGCCTCCATCCGCTACGGTATGCCACCAGATTCCACCATGGTCGCACTCCCTATTTGCCCTGATAATGACCGCGTCGCTTGCGCCTCTCCCGAGTATCTCGCCAAATATGGCACCCCCACTCACCCAGCAGAGCTCGTCAATCACAACTGTATTAACTTTATTACCTTGGTCAAATACCACACCAAATGGCGCTTTACCAAACAGGGCGAAAAGTGCGAAGTCATCGCAACGGGTAACCGTTTTGCCAACGATGGTGATGCCGTGCGCCGTTGGATGATTTCTGGCAAAGGGATTGGTTATAAGTCACGCCTTGATTCACAACCAGATATTGATAATGGCAGCTTAGTAGCCCTCTTCGAAGATTGGCAGGGTGATAAAATCCCACTCAATCTGGTGGTGACAGATAAACGTCAATTGACGCCTGCGTTGAATTCTCTGCGTGATTTTCTGCGAGAGAAACTGGTTGAAAAGACTTAAAATCAACAGTTTAACACCAATAAAACTGGTCAAAGACCTTTGAATATCTGACAAATTCACCAAGACAGTGTGTTTAACTATTCAACGATTTTTATCGAAACGGGTCACAAAATAGCCGCAACTATCTTCCTAACCAGCCAGCTTACTGCTAATTTATCTTCAAAATAATGAAGATTTAAATTTATGTCAGTTCAATACATTAGCAAAGAAGGCGCAGCGATCATGAATATCGCTCAATACCTAATGACCACAAATGAAGGTGATCGATTAAGAACTATCGACTCACTCTCAGAGGAGTTTGCGGTCTCGGTAGGCTTTATTCAGAAAGCGCTAACCACTATAGAGCAGCGTGGTGCCGTCGTGTTGTCAAAACAGGGACGTAACGGAACTTTTATCAGCCAATTAAACTATCAAGAACTGGTAGCATGCGCTGGGATCAGCAATGTCGTTTGTGCGATGCCACTTCCCTATACCCGTCACTATGAAGGATTGGCAAGCGGTCTAAAAGCGCAACTTGGTGGTCTTCCGCTCTACTTTGCCCATATGCGCGGTGCAAGCGTACGTGCCGAATGTTTGAAAAATGGCACCTATGATGTGGCGATTATGTCTAAGTTGGCAGCGAAAGAGTTAGCATCTGGGTTAATTACTGCCATTGATTTGGGACCACGAACTTATTCTCACGAACACCGCTTAATCTATCGTCAAGGAGAGTTTGAGCAAATCAAACGTGTCGGTGTCGACCCCGATTCTCCTGACCAAAAGATTCTTACTAGTCAGGCATTTGAAGACAAGGAAATCGAAATTGTCGAAATACACTACGGTGAAAGCTTAAATCACCTGACCAATGGCGATATTGACGCTGTCGTTTGGCTTCCAGAAGCGATCGATATGGAAAAATACGGCTTAGCAGAGCAATCGCTTAGCCACCTACCCGCCTGCCAGCAAGCATCCGAAGCGGTTATGTTGGTCAATGGCAACGAGCAGCACATTACTATCTTGCTGCGTAAATTACTGAAACTTTCACCGCTACTGATCCATCAACAAGCGGTGGTGAAAGGTGAACTCACACCAAGCTATTAAAGGTGACATATGGAAGAGCGACTCGAGCTGCTGTTGCAAGCCAATGTGATTAGCTCAAAAGCACAACAAGGCTGTTTACGAGTAATTGATATCATCGATAAACAACTGTCTGTGCCACACGACAATGAACAGTATCAAATGGCGATCACTCACTTAGCGAGAGCGGCGGATCGTATTTGGCAAAATGAAGCCGTAGCAGAGGGATTGGACCAAGACATTCTCGATGAGATTTCAACGGATGAATGCTATTCCGACACACTCACACTGCATCAACAGGTATTGGATGCGATGGAACTACACACTGTACCGAGCAGTGAAGAGGGTTTTATGTTAGCCAATATCTATTCATTGATTCAGACCTCACTTGAGGAGACAAAATGATGATTGATACTACGGGTTATACCTACTGTCATGAGCACTTGCACATCGACTTATCGCCACAAAAACACACTCTTGATTGTCGTTTGGATCAATACCAGCTGTTGTGTGAAGAGATGCGTGACGTTCAAAAACGTGGGGTACGTAACATCGTAGAAGTGACCAACTCTTTTATGGGCAGAAATCCTCAATTTATTGAAAATTTAATTAATGACACTGGTATCAACGTCTTACTTTCTACCGGTTTTTATATTGAAGGCTTCTTCCCCGCCAGCTTGTACGACGCAAGTGTCGAGCAAATTGCCCAAGGAATGATCAATGAAATAGAAGTTGGTATTGATGGTTCTTGCTTAAAAGCGAGTGTGATTGGAGAAATTGGCAGTAGCGAAGCGCAGTTTAGCCCAACCGAACAAAAAGTATTTCAAGCCGCGGCAATCGCCCACCTTGAAACGGGGCGTCCAATCTCAACTCACCAATCAATGAGTACGATGGGTAGACAACAAATTGAACTGCTAAAACAGTGCGGCGTTGAAATGGAAAACGTCACCATTGGCCACTGTGACCTACGCGATAACTTTGAGCACATTATTTGGATGCTCGATCAAGGCTGCTATGTGCAGTTCGACACCATTGGCAAAAACAGTTACTACCCAGACGACAAACGTGCAGCCTCCATCGCCGAACTATGCCGACGAGGCTACGAAAAACAGATCATGCTCTCGATGGACATTACCCGTCGCTCGCACTTAAAAGCCAACGGTGGCCTAGGTTTTAGCTACCTAATTGACGAATTCGTTCCCCTGCTTAAACAGCATGGGGTCAGTGATCACCAAATAAGCACCCTACTAAAAACCAACCCTGCTCGCTTATTTGGCTAGAGAGCGTCCGCGCTCAAAAATATAAGGATAGAACATGAAAAAAATCGCGATTGCTGGTTTGCAGCGTGAGCAAATCAAACAGCAAATTGAGACAACCATGCCCGACACCTTTGAGTGCCATATCCTCACCGATATGGACGCGGCGATGAAGGTTAAGTCAGGAGAAATGGACTACTTTATCGGATGTTGTAATACCGGCGCTGGTGGCGCACTGGCTATGGCTATCGCCATTATTGGTTTTGGTCAAAGTTGCACCATCGCAAAGCCAGCAATTCAAGCAAAGCAAGATGAGGTTCAGCAGTTTATAGATAAAGGCTGTGTCGCGTTTGGCTTATCTATTGAACATGTCGAGCACGCAGTCCCCATGCTCACAAAACTACTCGCAGAGAAGTAAGGAGTCTCTCATGGATATTATGCACATTGGACTGGTTGCTGCACTCTGTGCCATGACCGCATTGATTGCCAACATGAGTGCCGCCGTCTTCCATGACGGCATCCGCCCTGTTTTACCACAATTATTCGAAGGCAATATGACTCGCCGAGATGCAGGTTCTGTTGCGTTCGGTCTTTCCATCGGTTTCGTTGCTTCTGTAGGTATTTCTTTCACTCTATCAACTGGACTGCTTAACCCTTGGTTACTCTTTTTGCCCACCGATATCCTTGGTGTCATGATCGGTAGCCGCATTCTGGCAGCGCTCGCTGGTGGGTTGTGGGGAGTGTTAGTTGTCACCTCTCTTGCGGGTGTAAATGCCGTTTTAACTGGTCTACCGATTGATGCTCTTGGCGCACTAGGTGAACTCGGTACACCGGTAATGTCAGCCTTTGCACTCTTCCCACTGTTGGCTATTTTCTATCAATTTGGCTGGAAAGCTGGGGCAATTGCAGCTGGTGTCATTCTGCTTTCTCGCTTAATGATCATGAAGTTCACTGGCATTTACCCAGAGTCGATTCAAATCTTTGTCGGTATGCTAATGTTAGTTTTCTTTGCGGTACGTAAAGACTTAGCGGATCGTAAAGCAGGCATTCAGGCTCCAGATATGTCTGGCCTACACAGCATTTTTGAAGAACGAACCAAACGTATTGTTAAACACTTACCTTTCTTGGCGGTCACTGGTGCACTGATTGCAGCGGTTTCGAACGGTGGTATTTTCGCCGGATCCGAAGTCTCTATCTATTCACTCGCAGACGCACTGAAAATCGCCGACCCTGAAGCTCAAGATGCCGCCATGAAACAAGTGGCTCTGTCTGAGTTTATGCGTGGCTTAGGCTTTATTCCGCTGATTGCAACGACCGCGCTCGCAACGGGTGTTTATGGCGTGGTGGGTATGACCTTTGTGTTCGTCGTGGGTTATCTATCACCCAATATGGCAGTCGCAGCAGCATTAGGTGCCGTCACTATTTGCGTTGAAGTTTACTTATTACGTGGTATCGGCCGCTTCTTAGAGCAGTTCCCTTCAATTCGGAACGCTTCAGACAATATTCGTAACTCAATGAACACACTAATGGAGTTCGCACTTCTTATCGGTGGTGTTCTCGCGGTAATGAAAATGGGATCCACCACAGGCTTTACCATCTTTGCGATGTTGTTCTACCTCAACGAAGTTATGGGTCGCCCTGTATTG
This window of the Vibrio panuliri genome carries:
- a CDS encoding SGNH/GDSL hydrolase family protein, with product MKSGLNSVLCFGDSNTWGYIPLVGGRYPVEQRWTSLLEQMLPDNWRVINEGLPGRTTGFHESIHNPHSGLGYFLPCLEKHQPDVVVIMLGTNDLQSHLELSAQDISLGAAQLVKQAQHFANHHNGKPTDIVLICPPPIYQVGFAATGFDGAEEKSKQFAEHFEQRAQELGCYYINAGEFVTSSPDEGVHWHQDQPAKFAQGLFEQIKHLFI
- a CDS encoding LysR family transcriptional regulator; translation: MKVLQDFSVFIETARQGSITQAANILNITPAAVSATIKRLETQFGCALFIRSTRSIRLTAEGQLMLERCQQAVNAIESGIESVKRDPNQITGHLRLAMPSDLGRNIIIPLLDEFMDLHPKLSISLELSDSLIDLYTRPIDASIRYGMPPDSTMVALPICPDNDRVACASPEYLAKYGTPTHPAELVNHNCINFITLVKYHTKWRFTKQGEKCEVIATGNRFANDGDAVRRWMISGKGIGYKSRLDSQPDIDNGSLVALFEDWQGDKIPLNLVVTDKRQLTPALNSLRDFLREKLVEKT
- the yhfZ gene encoding GntR family transcriptional regulator YhfZ, giving the protein MSVQYISKEGAAIMNIAQYLMTTNEGDRLRTIDSLSEEFAVSVGFIQKALTTIEQRGAVVLSKQGRNGTFISQLNYQELVACAGISNVVCAMPLPYTRHYEGLASGLKAQLGGLPLYFAHMRGASVRAECLKNGTYDVAIMSKLAAKELASGLITAIDLGPRTYSHEHRLIYRQGEFEQIKRVGVDPDSPDQKILTSQAFEDKEIEIVEIHYGESLNHLTNGDIDAVVWLPEAIDMEKYGLAEQSLSHLPACQQASEAVMLVNGNEQHITILLRKLLKLSPLLIHQQAVVKGELTPSY
- a CDS encoding PRD domain-containing protein, which codes for MEERLELLLQANVISSKAQQGCLRVIDIIDKQLSVPHDNEQYQMAITHLARAADRIWQNEAVAEGLDQDILDEISTDECYSDTLTLHQQVLDAMELHTVPSSEEGFMLANIYSLIQTSLEETK
- a CDS encoding phosphotriesterase family protein, with the protein product MIDTTGYTYCHEHLHIDLSPQKHTLDCRLDQYQLLCEEMRDVQKRGVRNIVEVTNSFMGRNPQFIENLINDTGINVLLSTGFYIEGFFPASLYDASVEQIAQGMINEIEVGIDGSCLKASVIGEIGSSEAQFSPTEQKVFQAAAIAHLETGRPISTHQSMSTMGRQQIELLKQCGVEMENVTIGHCDLRDNFEHIIWMLDQGCYVQFDTIGKNSYYPDDKRAASIAELCRRGYEKQIMLSMDITRRSHLKANGGLGFSYLIDEFVPLLKQHGVSDHQISTLLKTNPARLFG
- a CDS encoding DUF2620 domain-containing protein; amino-acid sequence: MKKIAIAGLQREQIKQQIETTMPDTFECHILTDMDAAMKVKSGEMDYFIGCCNTGAGGALAMAIAIIGFGQSCTIAKPAIQAKQDEVQQFIDKGCVAFGLSIEHVEHAVPMLTKLLAEK
- a CDS encoding YhfT family protein → MDIMHIGLVAALCAMTALIANMSAAVFHDGIRPVLPQLFEGNMTRRDAGSVAFGLSIGFVASVGISFTLSTGLLNPWLLFLPTDILGVMIGSRILAALAGGLWGVLVVTSLAGVNAVLTGLPIDALGALGELGTPVMSAFALFPLLAIFYQFGWKAGAIAAGVILLSRLMIMKFTGIYPESIQIFVGMLMLVFFAVRKDLADRKAGIQAPDMSGLHSIFEERTKRIVKHLPFLAVTGALIAAVSNGGIFAGSEVSIYSLADALKIADPEAQDAAMKQVALSEFMRGLGFIPLIATTALATGVYGVVGMTFVFVVGYLSPNMAVAAALGAVTICVEVYLLRGIGRFLEQFPSIRNASDNIRNSMNTLMEFALLIGGVLAVMKMGSTTGFTIFAMLFYLNEVMGRPVLKIAAPAVAAILTGVILNILHVVGLFAI